The Shewanella pealeana ATCC 700345 genome contains the following window.
TCAATGTCATTAAACTCTTCATATAGTTGATAAAAAACACTTCGGCCTTTGACTGTTAATTCGTTATCGGCATTTTCTAGAATATCTGGTAGCTTTGTCCTAAAAGACGCTTTTCCTTTTGTGATGACAATGCCGTACTCAGCGAGCATACCTCTCACTTGATTTATCAGTGCAGTAGATTGTTTGTTTAGTCTTTCTCTCATTCGATGCAGCATCTGAATATCTTGCTGCTCTACTGGCTTAGGCTCTACAAAGCGCATGTTGGGGCGTTGTGCTGCTTCAGCTATCGCAAGTGCATCGTTATAGTCATTCTTATTTCCTTGTCTGTAGGGAACGACATACTGGGGTGCTATTAACTTAACTTGATGGCCAACTTTCTCGAACTCCCTAGCCCAATAGTTTGCACCGCCACAGGCTTCCATCACAACAAGGCAAGGTTCTATTTGAGCAAGAAAAAGCACTAACTCTTTGCGCTTAATTATCTTCTTTTTGACAAGCTTTCCGGCTTTATTAACGCCAACAAAATGAAAAACGGACTTTGCGATATCAAGACCAATTGTAGTAATGTTCATAGTGGACCCGTCCTCTTTCTGATGAGTTTAAGCAACTACATCGTGGCCCATTGCGAGGCCGATTAAAAGTGGATGGGTCCATTCCATTATCCATGGCTCTACTAAAGCTACCTCGGCATCCCTGCCTCGCTCACGCAGCTAATGTTTACAAGAGTTCTTCAATGACCTCGGCAACTCCGATGGGGGATTAGTGTTTCATGTGAGTTTCGTAACTTTATTTTGCCCCAAAACGTGTTTCAGGTGATAGATCACACTGATAAGTAACAAGCTAGTTGACCGACTTTTACTAATCGTTACAGATTGCTTTCAGCAATACATCACATTTCATACTTACTTTTCAGCTTCTGCTCGTTTATTGAGTATGACTTTGCTAGAGTGTTTATTAATCAATAGCTTCGATAAACTGAAACTTAAACATTAGCTTTACTAAATGTGCATGTGCGTTCAGTCAAACTTTCTACGTATGCTCATTATAGATAGTTACGTGCCGAAGCATCGTTCAAAACTTATTTAGAGGCCAATATGGATGTTAGTAAAATAAAAAAAGAAATTTATGAGGGAATACTAAGTGGTAATGTCTCGAAATCTATTATCGATAACCTTGTTAGGCCAGACGGTTCATTTCTTTCAAAAGAATGTGAGCTTTGGGACTATAAAAAAACTTTCGAAGATACTAAGGATGCAACTCTAAAAACTCTAAAATCAATAATTAGCTTTCATAATACTTATGGGGGCTACTTAATTTTTGGTGTAGATGAGGTTGAGAAGGATACTTCTTTCGTTCTGAGTGGCGTGGAAAAGAATCTAATTGATCAGCAAAAATTGCGAGGACAGTTTGATAGATACTTCAATCAAAGACTTGATCTCACATATGAAGAAATCGTCATTTCTTCCGATAAAGGTGATTTGATTATTGGTTTGCTTCATATCCCTAAAAGAAGTAAAAAAAACCATTCAATAGCTTCGATAGTTGATGGTGTTAACTCCAAGGGAAAAGTGATTTTAGAGAAAGATACCGTCTATATTAGAAAGATAGATGAGTGTAAAAGAGTTGTCTCCCAAGCAGATTTCGAATTTCTTGTTTCTGATAGACATTTTGACGCTGAACACGGTGTGCCAAAGAAAATAAGAAAAAATATAATTGAACACAACCTCCCCGACAAAAACTTCATTTGCCCTGATTTCATCGGGAGATTTGAAATCCTCCAAGAGCTTTGGTCTTGGCTATCTGATGACTTTAAATATACGAATGTCTTAGCAGCTGATGGTGGTAAAGGAAAAACATCAATTGCTTATGAGTTTTCGCAACTGATCATTCAGTCTGGTACTGATCTTTTTGAACAAGTAATATGGCTTACCGCAAAAAAACAACAGTTCAAAGCTGTTTATAATCAATATGTTGGTGTTCCAGAGACACACTATAAAGATCTCGAAACTCTTCTTAAAGAGGTGTGTTTAAGAACTGGATATTTACAAGATGAAGTAAGTGAATTTACTTTGCAGCAATTGCAAAGGGCTGCAAGAGATGGATTAGCTTTGATTCCATCATTTGTTGTTGTGGATGATATTGACTCCAATTCACCTGAAGAGCAAAAGCGTATTATGGAGATCGCTCGCTCTATTTCAAGTACATCATCTAGAGTGTTAATGACCACACGAGCCAATAATATTTACTCTAGTGATTCTTCTATATTAGTCCCAGGCTTAAGAGGTAAAGAGTATATAGAGCTCGTTAACACTTTATGCGATGCTATCGGTCTGCCAAATTTTAATGAGAAAAACATTGGGAAATTGAATGTAGCCTCAGAAGGCTCACCATTGTTTACGGAATCAATACTTAGGTTATGTAAGTTAGGTCTCTCGCTCGAAGGAGCTATTGAAGATTGGTCAGGAAAGAGTGGAGATACCGTTCGCGAAGCTGCATTAAGAAAAGAAGTATCAGAGTTATCTCCAGAAGCAATAAAAATATTATTAACCATTTGCTACGTAGGTGATTTATCCCGTAGCGAACTACATCAATACACTGATTTTGAGAATTCAGAAGTTAACATTGCACTTGAACAGCTCGGAAATCTATTTCTCGTAAGTAGCATGGGATTTATTGAAGAGGAACCTCGGTTTGAAAGTACATCATCAATAAGTAAGTTAGTACTATCAATAGCAAACGAGATCGTTCCCAATTCTGAAGCATACATAAAGAGGATTCGAGAAATTGGTGAAGGTTTAGAAGCAAATACTCGGGTTCACATTCCAGAGGTAGGGGCTGCCGTGAGGCAATGCAATTCTCTTCTTGCAGCAGAAAGATTTAGTGATTCGAGAAATACCGTACGCGCACTTATAAAGAAGCCACGCTTTAAAGAAAATAGTGATCTTTACTTTATTCTTGCTAAAACAGATTATGAAGACCCTTTAGTTAGTGATGAGGTTGCAAGAAAGTCTTTCGTTGAAGCGTTTATTAAAGGGCAAAGGAAGCCTGCTTTTTTTGAAATGTGGTATCAGACAGAAGTTAACAGTGGAAGTAGCCGTTCGATATTGGAAGTTTGTGAAAGTGCGCTTCGTAGTATTGGTAAATTTGATTCTCAATGGGCTGAAAGGTGTGCTGTTGCGAATTACAACCAAGCAAGTAATACTAAAAATTATGAAAACAAGGTTAGATATCTTGTTTCTTGCTACGGACAGCTATCCAAGCTTCTGAAAATTTCAAAGAGAGGTAAGTGGGAAGAACATAAACAATTAAGTGTAAAAGTAGTTGATGCTTTATGGGATGAATCGATGAATAACTCCAAGTATGAAATAGCTGGCAGCGCAATAATAAACGCTGTTAATGGAGGAGATATTAGAAGTGTAAACTTTAACCGAATGATTGAGGTATCCCATTTTTTTGTAGATGAAAAATTGGTTTCTGAGACTGCTTTTCGTGAACTTAGAGATAATCTGGAGTGGGCACCTCAGATTTTACGAAGTGGTGCTGGAAACAGAGAGCCGCTAGCAATAAAGCTTGAGCAAACATATAGAAATATGAAAGGGTCAATGCGTAACAAGAAACTAAAGGTAACAGCCTAGCAGCAATTGATTTGGATGTTAGTGTATGGTTCAACACCATACACTGACTAATCCTACTATGCAGCTCCTAAGTATAAATCCAAGATTAATTGATCAAGGAGCGGAGTGAATAAGGGAGTTTGAGATACTTTTTCTCATCTGAGTCACTAGCGCTAGAGTCAGTACTCTAGCGCATTTTTGTCCAAAAACGAGCTAGGGCTATAGTCATAACTCAAAACCCTAATAGCGCATTTAGGCCTGCAGAAAACACCCTTTCCCCATCGAAGTTGCCGAAATACGTTGAAGAAATAGTCGTAATGCCCACATGGATGTGGGCATAGCTTTCGCGGGGCAGGATGCCCCATCGGAAGCGTTAGACTATTTCGAATAAGTATAAGGCTCGTATCTAATGCATGTAACTTCGTCGGGGCGTCATGGTGGATGCAAGGAGGATAAGGACGAGCAGTCCTCCTTGCTCGGGTGTGGGCGAAGCGCCACGACTTTTATCAAGCACCGCTTGATTGCTTAAAACGCTTTAGAGGTTTTCGAACTAAAAACTTTAAGTCACTTTTGTCCAAAAGTGCGTTAGCGAGAAAGATGAGGTCACCGCATAGCAGCGTATATTGCTTTATCCTTTAGAATCAATTGAATCTCTTTTAATACTGATTAACTCACTGTTTATTTAATAATTAATCCATTTGCTGAGGCTTGCGTTATCGGGGGCTGTATTAGCGAGGCTTATATTAGTGGGGTTAGGATTAGTGAGGCGGTGTCATTTAAGAAGGCTCAATTCCTAAGGGAAATTGAGCTGATAAGGGAGCACTCTTATATGCTGCAGGCAGGTCATGGGCCCGCGGCCGTAAAGTTTAGGCCTGTAGTAACTTGGCTATTCGATTGTATCAATAATGATGATTTCACAATCAGTTGTAGCGCTTAAATTAATGGACTTTGACTGAGTCACTTCAGCACCATCACCTTTATTCATGGTTATATTGTCTATTTGACTACCGGTGGCCGAGGCATCTTCAATGTCGAACATACCATTAGAGGCTAAAATATACGCTTGATGGTTAATGTTATGTTCAATTACTGTACCTTTGGCTAACTTGCCCCCGTAGATACGTGCTTCTTGGTTGATAAAAAGCGCCTGGCTATCTTTCTTACCATCAGCCTCAGTATCGGTTTTGCTCGTATCTTCACTATAGCCTGATGCCAATAGCGTCAGTTCCTCTGTCTGCTGCGTAGGGAATTTTTTACTTTCCCAGCGAGGTTCGACGTTTTGCTTATTGGTCTCAATCCAAATTTGATAAAGGGTTAATGGGTCTTTGGTGCGATTATATTCCGAGTGCACTATGCCTTTGCCTGCACTCATCACTTGTACTTCACCCGCTTCGGTGATGCCTATATTGCCTGTACTGTCTTGATGGGTAATTGCGCCTGAGCGAATAAAGCTGATAATTTCCATATTCCGGTGTGGGTGCGATGCAAAGCCGGTACCTGCTTCAACCCAATCATCATTGACCACACGTAATTTACCAAAGCCCATGCGCGTAGGATTATAATAATTGGCAAAGCTAAAGTGATGTTTAGATTTAAGCCAACCGTGGTTAGCATGACCTAAACGGTTATAGGGATAATGTTTGATCATAAGATTTCCTTGCGCTGTAAATATAAGCCTCATTGATAAATAGCCGCTAACGTCTGCTATCAATGAGCTGTATGAGCATCGAATATTTAAATATGAGCGTTTGCTCGCCAGTTGTTAGCTAAATTGCTCGTCTCTAGTGTGAGCAACCGTCCAATCCTGTTTGTGGGATATTGGCACAATACCGTAGGGGTTGATTGCTAGATGGCTTGCATAGTAATGGCGTTTTATATGTGCTTGATTAACTGTTTTAGCAATATTAGGCATTTGGTACAGCTCTAACATAAAGTGATAAATATTGTTGTATTGCTCAATTAGTTTTAGGTTACATTTAAAGTGCGTATGGTAAACAGAATCGAAACGCACCAAGGTAACCCACAAGCGCCAGTCCGCTTCGGTCAGTTCATTTCCGGTTAAATAACGTTGTGTCGAAAGCTTCTGGTCAAGCTGTTCGAGTGCTGCAAATAACGCAGTGACATTCTTATCGTATGCTTCTTGGGTCGTCGCAAAGCCTGTTTTGTACACGCCATTATTAATCTTGTGGTAAACCAGCTCATTCTCGATATCAATTTTTCCCCGTAAATGCTCTGGGTAAAAATCGAGTGTATTGCCGCTAATGTCATTAAAAGCACTATTGAACATACGAATAATTTCAGATGATTCATTGTTAACTATGACGTTATTTTTCTTGTCCCATAAAATAGGTACGCTGTTCACGCCGCTGTAATCAGGATCTTGAGCCAGGTACTTTTCACCAATAAAGTTATCCCCGTATAAATCATCACCCGTTGTGCCATAAAGCTGTGCTGATGCTTCATCATGCTTAAAGCTCCAACCTTTATCATGCATATCAGGGTGTACAACACTCACGGTAATTAAATTCTCTAAACCTTTTAGCTGACGGAAAACTAAGGTGCGATGCGCCCATGGGCAAGCTAGCGATACGTATAAATGATAACGGTCAGCTTCCGCTTTAAACCCTTCTCGCCCGCTAATACCTGCACTGCCATCGGGGGTTATCCAATTTCTAAATTGTGACTCTTTACGCTGATACTCGCCATTTTTGATACTGCTGTTCCAACTATTTTTTACAGATGTCATGGTCGGTGCCTTTAATTCTGGGGATGAGCAATGTGCTATTTTGGGGGGGTACTCTGTATTGATTAAGCTAAACGCTGCGCGATTGCACTATCTAGAGATAGCTTACCTGCGCCACTAAACATTAATGAAACTGATATAGCGACCAATGTAAGCGCGAATTCATAGCCATTGGTTGCCATGAATAGGCCGTTATCAATATGGACACTAAAAATGGCGACTATCATTGTGATGGCTAAAACAAAGCTGGTTGGTCTGGTCAGCAATCCGACAATTAATAATATACCGCCGAAAAACTCAACGCTGCCAGCCATTAATGCCATTAAGTAACCTGGTGCCAGTCCAATAGATTCCATCCATTGTCCCGTTCCTTCTAAGCCATAGCCACCAAACCAAGCAAAAAGTTTTTGTGCGCCATGAGCCATGAAAAGCATTCCAGCAATTAATCTAAGTGGTAGTGCTGATACTGACTGTTCTGTTTTAGTGACGATGTTAGCAATGTTTTTAATGTTCATATTCTTTTACCTTAGTATTCATCCAATATGGGTTATTAGTGGCGTGTTGATAATGGGTTCTTGTTAATATGTTGCTATTGTATAAGTTGAAAAAATATTGAATAACCCCTAATGTTTGTTCGATATGTTCAAAAAATTTGAACAATTAATGGGTGCTATAAGTGAGTCGCTCATTGTCGACATAAAACTTGGCTTAAAAAAATGAAGGGTTCAACAATGAATACACCTCCGCTTAGTATTGAAGCATTATTGGTCTTAGATGCGATTGAACATCGGGGCAGTTATGCCGCAGCAGCGGAGCAATTAAATAAAGTCCCTTCAGCACTTTCTTACATAGTGCAAAAGCTAGAAGAACAATTAGGCGTAACATTATTTGTGCGACAAGGACGGCGAGCGGTGCTTACACCCGCGGGTAAGCATTTATTAGTGGAAGGCCGTAAGGTCTTATCTGTAATCAATACTTTGTCAGAGCAAACCCAAACCATCGCCAATGGCTGGGAGCCTAAAATTCGCATCGCTTGCGACTCAATTATTGATATCAATCCTATTTTCACTGTCATACAGCAATTTTTATCTGAACATCAAAACATTGAGGTGGATGTGCAAGAAGAGGTCATGAATGGCACTTGGGAAGCGTTAATTGAAGATAGAGTCGATTTAGTGATTGGTGCCCCAGCTCCGGTACCTAATCAAAAAGGGATCAGAGCAATAAAGACTGGGGAATTAAACAGTGTATTGGTTGTTAGCAAATCGCATGAGCTGGCAACCGAGGCGTTGCGCGCTAACGAGCAGACTCAAACAAGCGAACTAAGCAAATATCGAAGCGTGATTGTTCATGATACGGCGAAACATGAAATTCCATGGTCAGCTAATTTGCTCGAAGGCAGCCAACATTTTTATGTGAGCTCTATTACACAAAAGATTGCCGCCATTCTTGCTGGAATAGGAATTGGTCATTTACCAACATCTATGGCCCAGCCATATATTGAGTTAGGCGAGTTGGTTGTGATTGAATTAGAAAATAAACCCGCACCTCAAGATTTATTTATGGCGTGGAAAATCACAAATAAAGGGAAAGGGTTGAACCGGTTAAAGGCGATGTTACTAGAGGAAAATAACCCTAATGCTTAAGTGAGCAAATGATTAAATTCATATGAAATATCATGTATTGCATCTCCCATAGCGTGAATCTCACCACGAAGCGCCACGACGTTAGCTGTTAGATACAGTCTAACGTTATTAGAGGGATTATCAGCGTTTATCCTAAGCGCTTATTTAACTCTGCCTTTGCATTTATCTATCGCCGCTAGGTAGTAATCTTGATAATTGATGTTTACTAATTCCTGTTCTGCGTAAAGCTGTCTGACGACGTTATCGCAGCGGCTTATTATCAACTTTACCTGCACGACACCGGCTCCCTGGGGCCAGACGTAGGAGAGTGACTTGATGATATTTAAGCACACCATCTTCAGCAGTGGTGCTTTCTCGTGGATCGCGAGATAAGTTTCTAGCAACGTTGAGTTGTCTATTTGGTCTTTTTTAATGGTGAGATACTTCTCTTTAAGCCAAGATTTCTTAGACTCATTGCTATTTTTTAATCCGTCCAGCATGGTGACTTTACTCGAAAACACTATCTGACTCTGCTCATAGCCTAAGGTCTGACTACACCACTGTATGGCTTGATTAAACTCATTTTCAACGCTCATGGCATTGAGTAGCCATGCGTAATGATACGCGGCATAAAAATGGCTGAAACATTCCTTGCTATGTAGGTTTTTTAGGATATTAATCGCCGAGCGAAAGAAGCCCAGCTCAAGTGATATATGCGCCTTAATTAGCTCTATCTCATCCTGAATAGATGCATCTTTTGACTCCATTAGTAGCCTGAAGTGATGCTTGGCTTCCTCGATAAGATTGGCCTTATTAGGGCTGGTTTGGCAAGCATATAGCAACACTCTTATAAGGGTGAGTTTGGCAAACTCATTATTGCGATAGGTGTCTTTGTTTATCTCCAGATACAGGCGATAGCGATTTAGCGCCTGTTGGTAGTCCTCAACCGATAGACACAAGTTGACTATGATGAGCTCTCGCTCTGAGTTGCCGGGCACCAGTTGGCTAGCTATTTCTAGATGCGAAATAGCGGCAGGCGTATCGTGGCTTTTCAGTTTTAGATAGGCGGCCTCGGTTCTAATTCGTGTATCGTTAGGCGATGACATGAGTAGCTGGTTGATGATCTTTTCCGCTTCATCGGTTTGACCTAGATTGGCTAAGGAATTTGCTAAGCCGACCTTAGCCCAGTCGAGCTCTTTCTTTGCAAGTGTCGATTCGTAAACCTGTTTAGCCTGTTCATGGCGCTGTAACATGGTGAGAAAAGAGGCGCGAAACCTTTTAACCACGAAGTAATACTCAGGATGAAACGGGGCGAGATCATCACATAGCTGCAAACCTTTCTGAGCATCTAAGGTGCGCTCTGCTGCGTAGAGGCCTGACAATTTTTGTCTGCGCCTAATGGCTACCGAGATCCGCTCTTTTAGAGAAACAGCATTGAAAGGTTTTAATAAGTACTCATCGGGCTTGAGCTCTATGATAGGTCTAACCGTTGCCGCTGAATTATCTCCAGTAACGAGGATAAAAACGGCTTCGTCAGACAATAGATTCAGATGCTTAAACTCTTCAAACAACTGCTTGCCATTCATACCTGTACCAAAGTTATAGTCGCAGATAATTACGTCGAACGGCTTATTGGATACAAGTTCGAGGGCTATCTTGGCCGACTTGCAGGTCTGCACGCTGTTTTCTAAAAAGCCTAGCTTCACCAGCATACTCTTTATGGTAAAGAGGAAGGTCGGTGCGTCATCTACGACTAGCACTTTTAATGATTGAAAAGATTGCATAAAGGGTATTGTCCAAAAAACGAAAGTGTTGATGAGCGGGCTTAATCACTAAGCCTGCGAGCATCAAATAATCATAAATATTGTTTACTGAGCCAGTTGTTAATCGCTGTGATGATGCAGTCAATCTCATCGACGAGTCGCTTAGTTGCCAACGAGGCATTAGCAGCCGACACGGTTTCACAGGCGTAGGCGAGGGAGGCTAACTCATGGAGATTGAGTGCATTCGCGGCCCCTTTGATACGATGACAGATTGCCGCAAGTGGTATCGCTTGTTCTACAAGCTGTGCTTTATCTGCAATGAGCGAGTCTCTAACAACGGCTGAAAACTCAAGTTGCTCTTCTATCTCATATTCATTTAACCAGTCGAGTTTATCCTGACCAGCATCTGTTGGTTGCAATCGGCAATAGCGCCCTAATAGCGTGCTAAGTGTATAGAAGGAGTAGGGCTTATAGATGAGCTCATCCATGCCTACACATTGGGCTTTTTCGGCGACTAAGCGCGAGTCTTCTGCGGTGCAACCTATTATAGGTAAAGCTTTAAACTCGCTTTTAGCTCTAAGCTTGCGCACTAAGTCATAGCCATTTAGGTTAGGCATATGGCAGTCGGTAATAAGCAAGGTTATGGCTCCTAAGTGATGAGTTAAGTAATCGAGTGCCTCCAGGCCATCATTCACTGTCACCACCTCTAAGCCTAACTTTTTAAGTTGTTTCTGAAACAGGAAACGGTTGATGGGATCGTCATCGGCGACTAACACTTTTCCTGCATACTTTAGATTTGTAGGCGTATTGTGCTGCTCGAGCTCATTTGGTAAACAAAGCGCGTTTAACAATAGATCCGGGTAGATATTGCTCGACAGATTAAACTCATCAAGGGGGAGTCCACATGCACCTTGTTGATGTAAGTTCACTCCCCACTGCATGAGCCAGCCTGTTAGCTTGTCATTTTGAGTTTGGACGTCGGGCACGATAGCCTGTGTTAAAGGGTGAAATACAGCGGGTAGGCTCACACAAACTTGAGTACCTTGACCGTGTTGGCTCTGCACCTTTATCTCTCCACCCATTAGCTGCACTAAATGCTCAACGATAGACATGCCTAATCCACTGCCGCCATAGTTTCTGTTAATGCTTGGGTCACCTTGTACAAAGGGTTGAAATAGCGTGAGCAATTGCGCCGACGTCATGCCGCAGCCGCTGTCTTCAATCGACAGGTACAGCTGTTGCTCAGTATTCGATACCGAAACCTTGACTAAGCCCTGTTGGGTGAACTTGATGGCATTACTCACCAAGTTGTTGACCAGTTGGCTGAGTCTGAGCCAATCGAGCTTTGCATGACAGAGCCTTGTGGGTTGCCAGTCGACAATAAACTCGAGCCCTTTGACTCGAGCGCCGGCTTCGAGTGTTCTGAGCATAGAGCCGAGTTCATCAAAGATATTGCCTTGATAAATATCGAGCAGTAACTGATCCGCCTCCATTTTGGAGAAGTCTAAGATATCGTTAACTAAGGCTTTTAAGCGCTCGG
Protein-coding sequences here:
- a CDS encoding IS110-like element ISSpe2 family transposase, with translation MNITTIGLDIAKSVFHFVGVNKAGKLVKKKIIKRKELVLFLAQIEPCLVVMEACGGANYWAREFEKVGHQVKLIAPQYVVPYRQGNKNDYNDALAIAEAAQRPNMRFVEPKPVEQQDIQMLHRMRERLNKQSTALINQVRGMLAEYGIVITKGKASFRTKLPDILENADNELTVKGRSVFYQLYEEFNDIEKRLKNCDAQVQQEVKSNQVCQRLESVPGIGPVTATAFYAAVGQGKDFTNGRHFSAWCGLVPKQHSSGGKNNLLGISKRGNAYLRTLFIHGARTVLQHSSNKTDRFSCWASALAERRGFNRACVAVANKLARIAWVIAAREDEYRITV
- a CDS encoding ATP-binding protein, coding for MDVSKIKKEIYEGILSGNVSKSIIDNLVRPDGSFLSKECELWDYKKTFEDTKDATLKTLKSIISFHNTYGGYLIFGVDEVEKDTSFVLSGVEKNLIDQQKLRGQFDRYFNQRLDLTYEEIVISSDKGDLIIGLLHIPKRSKKNHSIASIVDGVNSKGKVILEKDTVYIRKIDECKRVVSQADFEFLVSDRHFDAEHGVPKKIRKNIIEHNLPDKNFICPDFIGRFEILQELWSWLSDDFKYTNVLAADGGKGKTSIAYEFSQLIIQSGTDLFEQVIWLTAKKQQFKAVYNQYVGVPETHYKDLETLLKEVCLRTGYLQDEVSEFTLQQLQRAARDGLALIPSFVVVDDIDSNSPEEQKRIMEIARSISSTSSRVLMTTRANNIYSSDSSILVPGLRGKEYIELVNTLCDAIGLPNFNEKNIGKLNVASEGSPLFTESILRLCKLGLSLEGAIEDWSGKSGDTVREAALRKEVSELSPEAIKILLTICYVGDLSRSELHQYTDFENSEVNIALEQLGNLFLVSSMGFIEEEPRFESTSSISKLVLSIANEIVPNSEAYIKRIREIGEGLEANTRVHIPEVGAAVRQCNSLLAAERFSDSRNTVRALIKKPRFKENSDLYFILAKTDYEDPLVSDEVARKSFVEAFIKGQRKPAFFEMWYQTEVNSGSSRSILEVCESALRSIGKFDSQWAERCAVANYNQASNTKNYENKVRYLVSCYGQLSKLLKISKRGKWEEHKQLSVKVVDALWDESMNNSKYEIAGSAIINAVNGGDIRSVNFNRMIEVSHFFVDEKLVSETAFRELRDNLEWAPQILRSGAGNREPLAIKLEQTYRNMKGSMRNKKLKVTA
- a CDS encoding pirin family protein, with amino-acid sequence MIKHYPYNRLGHANHGWLKSKHHFSFANYYNPTRMGFGKLRVVNDDWVEAGTGFASHPHRNMEIISFIRSGAITHQDSTGNIGITEAGEVQVMSAGKGIVHSEYNRTKDPLTLYQIWIETNKQNVEPRWESKKFPTQQTEELTLLASGYSEDTSKTDTEADGKKDSQALFINQEARIYGGKLAKGTVIEHNINHQAYILASNGMFDIEDASATGSQIDNITMNKGDGAEVTQSKSINLSATTDCEIIIIDTIE
- a CDS encoding glutathione S-transferase family protein — encoded protein: MTSVKNSWNSSIKNGEYQRKESQFRNWITPDGSAGISGREGFKAEADRYHLYVSLACPWAHRTLVFRQLKGLENLITVSVVHPDMHDKGWSFKHDEASAQLYGTTGDDLYGDNFIGEKYLAQDPDYSGVNSVPILWDKKNNVIVNNESSEIIRMFNSAFNDISGNTLDFYPEHLRGKIDIENELVYHKINNGVYKTGFATTQEAYDKNVTALFAALEQLDQKLSTQRYLTGNELTEADWRLWVTLVRFDSVYHTHFKCNLKLIEQYNNIYHFMLELYQMPNIAKTVNQAHIKRHYYASHLAINPYGIVPISHKQDWTVAHTRDEQFS
- a CDS encoding DoxX family protein; protein product: MNIKNIANIVTKTEQSVSALPLRLIAGMLFMAHGAQKLFAWFGGYGLEGTGQWMESIGLAPGYLMALMAGSVEFFGGILLIVGLLTRPTSFVLAITMIVAIFSVHIDNGLFMATNGYEFALTLVAISVSLMFSGAGKLSLDSAIAQRLA
- a CDS encoding LysR substrate-binding domain-containing protein — translated: MNTPPLSIEALLVLDAIEHRGSYAAAAEQLNKVPSALSYIVQKLEEQLGVTLFVRQGRRAVLTPAGKHLLVEGRKVLSVINTLSEQTQTIANGWEPKIRIACDSIIDINPIFTVIQQFLSEHQNIEVDVQEEVMNGTWEALIEDRVDLVIGAPAPVPNQKGIRAIKTGELNSVLVVSKSHELATEALRANEQTQTSELSKYRSVIVHDTAKHEIPWSANLLEGSQHFYVSSITQKIAAILAGIGIGHLPTSMAQPYIELGELVVIELENKPAPQDLFMAWKITNKGKGLNRLKAMLLEENNPNA
- a CDS encoding response regulator is translated as MQSFQSLKVLVVDDAPTFLFTIKSMLVKLGFLENSVQTCKSAKIALELVSNKPFDVIICDYNFGTGMNGKQLFEEFKHLNLLSDEAVFILVTGDNSAATVRPIIELKPDEYLLKPFNAVSLKERISVAIRRRQKLSGLYAAERTLDAQKGLQLCDDLAPFHPEYYFVVKRFRASFLTMLQRHEQAKQVYESTLAKKELDWAKVGLANSLANLGQTDEAEKIINQLLMSSPNDTRIRTEAAYLKLKSHDTPAAISHLEIASQLVPGNSERELIIVNLCLSVEDYQQALNRYRLYLEINKDTYRNNEFAKLTLIRVLLYACQTSPNKANLIEEAKHHFRLLMESKDASIQDEIELIKAHISLELGFFRSAINILKNLHSKECFSHFYAAYHYAWLLNAMSVENEFNQAIQWCSQTLGYEQSQIVFSSKVTMLDGLKNSNESKKSWLKEKYLTIKKDQIDNSTLLETYLAIHEKAPLLKMVCLNIIKSLSYVWPQGAGVVQVKLIISRCDNVVRQLYAEQELVNINYQDYYLAAIDKCKGRVK
- a CDS encoding hybrid sensor histidine kinase/response regulator, which codes for MTAQQMAKPVVFLLLFTGLSSSLLAHSFELKPQEQLQPKTLVTAPTVTAGQESIALTSQLKYDETLSRFFQLILFTLISLVLALNFLRSKKRKVFLSQALASGQASHDQMQWLMAVLDNFPGMVLISDANGKPMLANKAYNTCVQSGSATNPDSIISVGNSQSDEYAIADKYYRISREVIRHNDGHEYHITVFADFTELKQRKQELKLSQQQAVDALKARESFLGIISHELRTPLAAMIGLMELLKPELKSTQNQELMKNAQASAERLKALVNDILDFSKMEADQLLLDIYQGNIFDELGSMLRTLEAGARVKGLEFIVDWQPTRLCHAKLDWLRLSQLVNNLVSNAIKFTQQGLVKVSVSNTEQQLYLSIEDSGCGMTSAQLLTLFQPFVQGDPSINRNYGGSGLGMSIVEHLVQLMGGEIKVQSQHGQGTQVCVSLPAVFHPLTQAIVPDVQTQNDKLTGWLMQWGVNLHQQGACGLPLDEFNLSSNIYPDLLLNALCLPNELEQHNTPTNLKYAGKVLVADDDPINRFLFQKQLKKLGLEVVTVNDGLEALDYLTHHLGAITLLITDCHMPNLNGYDLVRKLRAKSEFKALPIIGCTAEDSRLVAEKAQCVGMDELIYKPYSFYTLSTLLGRYCRLQPTDAGQDKLDWLNEYEIEEQLEFSAVVRDSLIADKAQLVEQAIPLAAICHRIKGAANALNLHELASLAYACETVSAANASLATKRLVDEIDCIITAINNWLSKQYL